The window CTCCACTTCGAAACGATTATTGTGATAGCCTTTCCGGAGGGATTCCACCAGGTAGGACCAAAGAAAACCAACGAAACCGTGTTCATTGAATTGGCGGACATGGGCCAACTCATGCCTCAGCCACCTGCGGTTCCGGTGCAACTCTTCAATGGTGGTATTGTGTAAATGAATGGTCCTGCCCAATACCATGGCCATTTTCTCTGACCGCAGCCGATAGGCAGCGAACCGGGCGAAGACCGAATTCTCTCTAACTGAATATTTCACCTACTGAAATTACGAAAGGCAAATTATTTTGCCCGCCTCGCCCTTCCTGTATTGAAGACCCTCGACAGGTTAAAACCAAACCTGATCTCACCCTTATCCCACCTGCCAGTTGTTTCGGTGATGAAAGCCCGCTCGTTCATGCCGGTCGAGTTGGAAAAATGCAACTGGAAGACATGCCCCCCGGTTTCAATATCCACGCCCACCGACAAGGGATTAGTATAGATCGTCTTGTCGATCCCGCTGAACACGTAATGGTAGTCCACCACAAATGCCACCCGTTTCGACAATTTCAACCTGGTGCCAATGCCCAGGGCCCATGCATCATTGGAGTCCGTTTCCTTTTCTACGAGGTTGGTATGGACAAAGGTTGGCGCCAATTGTAAGGTG is drawn from Flavihumibacter rivuli and contains these coding sequences:
- a CDS encoding eCIS core domain-containing protein, with translation MKYSVRENSVFARFAAYRLRSEKMAMVLGRTIHLHNTTIEELHRNRRWLRHELAHVRQFNEHGFVGFLWSYLVESLRKGYHNNRFEVEARAAEHDESLDLYVFVPSGGQEGRVV